A region from the Osmerus eperlanus chromosome 11, fOsmEpe2.1, whole genome shotgun sequence genome encodes:
- the usp32 gene encoding ubiquitin carboxyl-terminal hydrolase 32 isoform X3, which yields MVWYLCCHSDRVAPLVEESDIIDLEKRYWLLKAQSRTGRFDLETFVPLVSPPIHTSLSEGLFHAFDENRDNHIDFKEISCGLSACCRGPEAERQKFCFKVFDVDRDGVLSQDELHEMVVALLEVWKDNRTDTLTELHMNVWDIVEGILKTHDTTKMGHLTLEDYQIWSVKSALANEFLNLLFQVCHIVLGLRPATPEEEGQIIRGWLERESRHGLQHGQNWFLISMQWWQLWKDYVKYEQKAIVVEQPSIFSSLRSPQATATVEPAPQEPGEGVGGAPRVYSPISPPEERSPDAISSASEATENPSTVLTPHATSSATEGCFARQHHVSDNNNQCFSGANGHIPCLLAAQRPGAIDNQSLVSTDPMKAPTLTMEGGRLKRTLHLMAGRDFETVPEPVWRALYHWYGANLSLPRPVIQQTKTGRAELELFPRYLLFLRQQPASRTPQSNIWVNMGMTSLRMFPQHLPRGNVPSPSAPLKRVLAYTGCFSRMGTIKDIHLYLSQRLRIKEEDMRLWLYNSENYLTLLDDEDHTLESLKINDEQHLVIEVRNKDMSWPEEMSFIANSSKMDRHKVPTEKGATGLSNLGNTCFMNSSIQCVSNTQPLTEYFISGRHLYELNRTNPIGMRGHMAKCYGDLVMELWSGTQKNVAPLKLRWTIAKYAPRFNGFQQQDSQELLAFLLDGLHEDLNRVHEKPYVELKDSDLRPDWEVASEAWENHLRRNRSIVVDLFHGQLKSQVKCKTCGHISARFDPFNFLSLPLPMDSSMHLEITVIKLDGSTPVRFGLRLNMDEKYTGLKKQLSELCSLKPEQILLAEVHTSNIKNFPQDNQKVRLSVNGFLCAFEIPVPGSPTSLTSPTQTDITPMANGSAVNGHPGRPGLIPNGMPSTVVPSTNEKPLANGVPNGHITPVQDSPFIGYIIAMHRKMMRSELYFISSQKNRPSLFGMPLIVPCTVHTSKKDLYDAVWIQVSRLASPLPPQEASNHAQDCDDSMGYQYPFTLRVVGKDGNSCAWCPWYRFCRGCAVECTEDRASVGNAYIAVDWDPTALHLRYQTSQERIVEEHSSVEQSRRAQAEPISLDSCLKAFTSEEELGEDELYFCSKCQSHSLATKKLDLWRLPPVLIVHLKRFQFVNGRWIKSQKIVKFPRENFDPSAFLAPREVEHSLHSHSEGEGFLRTGSGDNISSISAPAGLSSAFKASPASGRKSAPPLSRHGSPASSPKSGGGGRRQARLRLPQLGSRLRLSNSKENLEGSTKDGGANPDAEPKEVPLQANTEATGAEASGTGISSGEVAPNPPESSMASEASSSHCDVIFMNGESVQSNGTEGSTDPGSDLDTSQLHQRENICLEPMYNLYAISCHSGIMGGGHYVTYAKNPNDKWYCYNDSSCKEVHSEEIDTDSAYILFYEQQGVDYSQFLPKTDGKKMADTSSMDEDFESDYKKYCVLQ from the exons ATGGTATGGTACCTCTGCTGCCACTCTGACAGAGTCGCTCCTCTAG TAGAAGAATCAGATATCATTGACTTGGAGAAGCGCTACTGGCTGTTGAAAGCTCAATCCAGAACAGGCCGCTTTGACTTGGAAACCTTCGTCCCTCTGGTCTCACCTCCTATCCACACATCGCTTAGTGAAG GCTTGTTCCATGCCTTTGATGAGAATCGGGACAATCACATCGACTTCAAGGAGATCTCCTGTGGTCTGTCTGCATGTTGCCGGGGCCCTGAGGCAGAAAGACAAAAGT TTTGTTTTAAAGTATTTGATGTGGACCGGGATGGAGTTCTTTCTCAAGATGAACTCCATGAAATGGTTGTGGCACTCCTGGAAGTGTGGAAGGACAATCGCACAGACACACTAACT GAGTTGCATATGAACGTGTGGGATATTGTGGAGGGCATTCTGAAGACGCATGATACAACCAAG ATGGGTCATTTGACCCTGGAGGACTACCAGATATGGAGTGTGAAGAGCGCTCTCGCCAATGAGTTCCTTAACCTGCTCTTCCAg GTATGCCACATAGTCTTGGGACTGAGACCCGCCACCCCGGAAGAGGAGGGCCAAATCATTAG ggggtggctggagagggagagcagacatGGGCTCCAGCATGGCCAGAATTGGTTCCTCATCTCCATGCAATGGTGGCAGCTGTGGAAGGACTACGTCAAATAT GAGCAGAAGGCCATAGTAGTGGAGCAGCCCTCCATCTTCAGCTCTCTGAGGAGCCCCCAGGCCACTGCCACCGTGGAGCCAGCCCCCCAGGAGCCAGGCGAAGGGGTCGGGGGGGCTCCTCGGGTCTACAGCCCCATCAGCCCCCCAGAGGAGAGGTCCCCTGATGCAATCTCCAGTGCTTCGGAGGCGACGGAGAACCCCAGCACTG TTTTAACTCCTCACGCTACTTCCTCGGCCACAGAGGGCTGTTTTGCCCGGCAACACCACGTGTCAGACAACAACAACCAGTGCTTCTCTGGCGCCAATGGCCACATCCCCTGTCTCCTGGCAGCTCAGAGACCCGGGGCTATCGACAACCAGTCTCTGGTCTCAACAGACCCCATGAAG gcCCCCACATTGACCATGGAGGGTGGCAGACTGAAGCGGACACTACACCTGATGGCGGGCAGGGATTTCGAGACGGTACCAGAGCCTGTGTGGAGGGCGCTGTACCACTGGTACGGTGCCAACCTCAGCCTGCCACGACCG gtgatCCAGCAGACCAAGACAGGCCGGGCTGAGCTGGAGCTCTTCCCCCgatacctcctcttcctccggcaGCAGCCGGCCTCGCGCACCCCCCAATCCAACATCTGGGTCAATATGGGTATGACCAGCCTGCGAATGTTCCCCCAGCACTTGCCCCGAG GCAACGTCCCATCCCCCAGCGCTCCCCTGAAGCGGGTGCTGGCCTACACGGGATGCTTCAGCCGCATGGGCACCATCAAGGACATCCACCTGTACCTGTCCCAGAGGCTCCGCATCAAGGAGGAGGACATGAGGCTCTGGCTCTACAACAGTGAG AACTACCTCACCCTTTTGGACGACGAAGACCACACCCTGGAGAGTCTGAAGATAAACGACGAGCAGCACTTGGTTATCGAGG TCCGAAACAAAGACATGAGTTGGCCGGAGGAGATGTCCTTTATTGCAAACAGCAGTAAAATGGATAGACACAAAG TCCCAACAGAGAAAGGGGCCACAGGCCTCAGTAACCTAGGCAACACATGCTTCATGAACTCCAGTATCCAGTGTGTGAGCAACACCCAGCCTCTCACAGAGTATTTCATATCAGGAAGACACCTCTACGAGctcaacag AACCAATCCCATTGGGATGCGCGGTCACATGGCCAAGTGCTATGGCGACCTGGTGATGGAGCTGTGGAGTGGGACGCAGAAGAATGTTGCTCCTCTCAAACTCAGG TGGACGATAGCGAAGTACGCCCCCAGGTTCAACGGCTTCCAGCAGCAGGACTCCCAGGAGCTGCTGGCCTTCCTGCTGGACGGCCTTCACGAGGACCTGAACCGCGTCCACGAGAAGCCCTACGTGGAGCTGAAGGACAGCGACCTGCGGCCTGACTGGGAGGTGGCCTCCGAG GCGTGGGAGAACCACTTGCGCAGGAACAGATCCATCGTCGTCGACCTCTTCCACGGCCAGCTGAAGTCGCAGGTCAAGTGCAAGACGTGCGGCCACATCAGCGCCCGCTTCGACCCCTTCAACTTCCTGTCCCTGCCGCTGCCCATGGACAGCTCCATGCACCTGGAGATCACAG tcATCAAGCTGGATGGTTCCACTCCGGTGCGGTTCGGCCTGAGGCTCAACATGGATGAGAAGTACACGGGTTTGAAGAAGCAGTTGAGTGAGCTGTGCAGCCTGAAGCCTGAGCAGATCCTTCTGGCAGAGGTGCACACCTCCAACATCAAG AATTTCCCTCAGGACAACCAGAAGGTGCGTCTGTCAGTGAACGGCTTCCTGTGCGCGTTTGAAATCCCTGTGCCTGGctcacccacctccctcacctcacccacGCAGACAG ACATCACCCCCATGGCGAATGGGTCTGCAGTGAACGGGCACCCTGGCAGGCCAGGACTCATCCCCAACGGCATGCCCAGCACGGTGGTGCCCAGCACCAATGAGAAGCCCCTGGCCAACGGGGTGCCCAACGGCCACATCACACCAGTCCAGGACAGCCCCTTCATCGGCTACATCATCGCCATGCACAGGAAGATG ATGCGCTCGGAGCTGTACTTCATCTCATCCCAGAAGAATCGTCCCAGCCTGTTCGGCATGCCTCTGATCGTGCCCTGCACGGTCCACACCAGTAAGAAGGACCTGTACGATGCTGTCTGGATCCAGGTTTCCCGTCTggccagccccctgcccccacaggAGGCCAGCAACCACGCACAGGACTG TGATGACAGTATGGGCTACCAGTACCCCTTCACGCTGCGGGTGGTGGGCAAGGATGGAAACTCATGTGCCTGGTGCCCCTGGTACAG gttCTGCAGGGGCTGCGCAGTGGAGTGCACAGAGGACAGGGCGTCTGTGGGGAACGCCTACATCGCAGTCGACTGGGACCCGACAGCGCTGCACCTCCGCTACCAGACCTCCCAGGAGAGG ATAGTGGAGGAGCACAGCAGCGTGGAGCAGAGCCGGAGGGCCCAGGCAGAGCCCATCAGCCTGGACAGCTGTCTGAAGGCCTTCACCAGCGAGGAGGAGCTGGGCGAGGACGAGCTCTACTTCTGCTCCAAGTGTCAGTCCCACAGCCTGGCCACCAAGAAGCTGGACCTGTGGAGACTGCCACCCGTCCTG ATTGTCCACCTGAAGCGCTTCCAGTTTGTAAACGGGCGTTGGATCAAGTCCCAGAAGATCGTTAAGTTCCCCCGGGAGAATTTCGACCCCAGTGCCTTCCTGGCTCCCAGGGAGGTGGAGCACAGTCTGCACTCCCACAGCGAGGGGGAGGGCTTTCTGAGGACGGGGAGTGGAGACAACATCTCTTCTATCTCTGCCCCGGCTGGACTCTCCAGCGCTTTCAAAG CCTCCCCAGCTTCCGGCAGGAAGTCTGCCCCCCCACTCAGCCGACACGGCAGCCCCGCCAGCAGTCCCAAGAGTGGCGGAGGGGGGCGGCGACAGGCCCGTCTCCGCCTTCCCCAGCTGGGAAGCCGCCTTCGCCTCTCTAACAGCAAGGAGAACCTGGAGGGAAGCACAAAGGACGGGGGCGCCAACCCCGACGCCGAGCCCAAGGAAGTGCCGCTGCAGGCCAACACGGAGGCCACGGGGGCAGAGGCCTCAGGCACAGGCATCAGCTCAGGCGAAGTTGCCCCTAACCCCCCGGAGTCGTCCATGGCAAGCGAGGCGTCCAGCAGCCACTGTGATGTCATTTTCATGAATGGCGAGAGCGTCCAAAGCAACGGTACAGAGGGCAGCACAGACCCTGGCTCGGACCTCGACACCTCCCAGCTGCACCAAAGAGAGAACATCTGTCTGGAGCCCATGTACAATTTATATGCAATCTCA
- the usp32 gene encoding ubiquitin carboxyl-terminal hydrolase 32 isoform X1, producing the protein MGAKESRIGFLSYEEAVKRVTDVELKRLKDAFKRTSGLSCYMTQQCFYREVLGDGVPPKVTEVIYNSFGGTSKGLHFNNLIVGLVLLTRGRDEEKAKYLFSLFASESGGYAARDDMETMLRAVDGEVPPSLRKCFSEGEKVNYERFRNWLLQNKEAFTFSRWLLSGGVCVTLTDDSDTPTFYQTLAGVTHLEESDIIDLEKRYWLLKAQSRTGRFDLETFVPLVSPPIHTSLSEGLFHAFDENRDNHIDFKEISCGLSACCRGPEAERQKFCFKVFDVDRDGVLSQDELHEMVVALLEVWKDNRTDTLTELHMNVWDIVEGILKTHDTTKMGHLTLEDYQIWSVKSALANEFLNLLFQVCHIVLGLRPATPEEEGQIIRGWLERESRHGLQHGQNWFLISMQWWQLWKDYVKYEQKAIVVEQPSIFSSLRSPQATATVEPAPQEPGEGVGGAPRVYSPISPPEERSPDAISSASEATENPSTVLTPHATSSATEGCFARQHHVSDNNNQCFSGANGHIPCLLAAQRPGAIDNQSLVSTDPMKAPTLTMEGGRLKRTLHLMAGRDFETVPEPVWRALYHWYGANLSLPRPVIQQTKTGRAELELFPRYLLFLRQQPASRTPQSNIWVNMGMTSLRMFPQHLPRGNVPSPSAPLKRVLAYTGCFSRMGTIKDIHLYLSQRLRIKEEDMRLWLYNSENYLTLLDDEDHTLESLKINDEQHLVIEVRNKDMSWPEEMSFIANSSKMDRHKVPTEKGATGLSNLGNTCFMNSSIQCVSNTQPLTEYFISGRHLYELNRTNPIGMRGHMAKCYGDLVMELWSGTQKNVAPLKLRWTIAKYAPRFNGFQQQDSQELLAFLLDGLHEDLNRVHEKPYVELKDSDLRPDWEVASEAWENHLRRNRSIVVDLFHGQLKSQVKCKTCGHISARFDPFNFLSLPLPMDSSMHLEITVIKLDGSTPVRFGLRLNMDEKYTGLKKQLSELCSLKPEQILLAEVHTSNIKNFPQDNQKVRLSVNGFLCAFEIPVPGSPTSLTSPTQTDITPMANGSAVNGHPGRPGLIPNGMPSTVVPSTNEKPLANGVPNGHITPVQDSPFIGYIIAMHRKMMRSELYFISSQKNRPSLFGMPLIVPCTVHTSKKDLYDAVWIQVSRLASPLPPQEASNHAQDCDDSMGYQYPFTLRVVGKDGNSCAWCPWYRFCRGCAVECTEDRASVGNAYIAVDWDPTALHLRYQTSQERIVEEHSSVEQSRRAQAEPISLDSCLKAFTSEEELGEDELYFCSKCQSHSLATKKLDLWRLPPVLIVHLKRFQFVNGRWIKSQKIVKFPRENFDPSAFLAPREVEHSLHSHSEGEGFLRTGSGDNISSISAPAGLSSAFKASPASGRKSAPPLSRHGSPASSPKSGGGGRRQARLRLPQLGSRLRLSNSKENLEGSTKDGGANPDAEPKEVPLQANTEATGAEASGTGISSGEVAPNPPESSMASEASSSHCDVIFMNGESVQSNGTEGSTDPGSDLDTSQLHQRENICLEPMYNLYAISCHSGIMGGGHYVTYAKNPNDKWYCYNDSSCKEVHSEEIDTDSAYILFYEQQGVDYSQFLPKTDGKKMADTSSMDEDFESDYKKYCVLQ; encoded by the exons ATGGGGGCCAAAGAGTCACGGATAGGTTTCCTGTCGTATGAAGAGGCCGTCAAGAGAG TTACTGATGTGGAACTCAAACGATTGAAGGATGCCTTCAAGAGGACCAGTGGCCTGTCCTGCTACATGACCCAGCAATGCTTCTACCGAGAAGTTCTTGGAGATGGGGTCCCACCTAAGGTTACAGAG GTAATCTACAACTCTTTTGGAGGCACCTCCAAGGGTTTGCACTTTAACAACCTCATTGTGGGGCTGGTTCTGCTTACACGAGGACGAGATGAAGAGAAGGCCAAGT ACCTCTTCAGCCTATTCGCCAGCGAGTCTGGCGGCTATGCGGCACGTGATGACATGGAGACCATGCTACGGGCCGTGGACGGggaagtccctccctccctcaggaagTGCTTCAGCGAG ggagagaaggtgaACTATGAGCGTTTCAGGAATTGGCTTCTACAGAACAAAGAGGCCTTCACCTTCTCCCGTTGGCTGCTCTCCGGGGGCGTGTGTGTCACCCTCACGGATGACAGCGACACGCCCACCTTCTACCAGACCCTTGCCGGGGTCACACACT TAGAAGAATCAGATATCATTGACTTGGAGAAGCGCTACTGGCTGTTGAAAGCTCAATCCAGAACAGGCCGCTTTGACTTGGAAACCTTCGTCCCTCTGGTCTCACCTCCTATCCACACATCGCTTAGTGAAG GCTTGTTCCATGCCTTTGATGAGAATCGGGACAATCACATCGACTTCAAGGAGATCTCCTGTGGTCTGTCTGCATGTTGCCGGGGCCCTGAGGCAGAAAGACAAAAGT TTTGTTTTAAAGTATTTGATGTGGACCGGGATGGAGTTCTTTCTCAAGATGAACTCCATGAAATGGTTGTGGCACTCCTGGAAGTGTGGAAGGACAATCGCACAGACACACTAACT GAGTTGCATATGAACGTGTGGGATATTGTGGAGGGCATTCTGAAGACGCATGATACAACCAAG ATGGGTCATTTGACCCTGGAGGACTACCAGATATGGAGTGTGAAGAGCGCTCTCGCCAATGAGTTCCTTAACCTGCTCTTCCAg GTATGCCACATAGTCTTGGGACTGAGACCCGCCACCCCGGAAGAGGAGGGCCAAATCATTAG ggggtggctggagagggagagcagacatGGGCTCCAGCATGGCCAGAATTGGTTCCTCATCTCCATGCAATGGTGGCAGCTGTGGAAGGACTACGTCAAATAT GAGCAGAAGGCCATAGTAGTGGAGCAGCCCTCCATCTTCAGCTCTCTGAGGAGCCCCCAGGCCACTGCCACCGTGGAGCCAGCCCCCCAGGAGCCAGGCGAAGGGGTCGGGGGGGCTCCTCGGGTCTACAGCCCCATCAGCCCCCCAGAGGAGAGGTCCCCTGATGCAATCTCCAGTGCTTCGGAGGCGACGGAGAACCCCAGCACTG TTTTAACTCCTCACGCTACTTCCTCGGCCACAGAGGGCTGTTTTGCCCGGCAACACCACGTGTCAGACAACAACAACCAGTGCTTCTCTGGCGCCAATGGCCACATCCCCTGTCTCCTGGCAGCTCAGAGACCCGGGGCTATCGACAACCAGTCTCTGGTCTCAACAGACCCCATGAAG gcCCCCACATTGACCATGGAGGGTGGCAGACTGAAGCGGACACTACACCTGATGGCGGGCAGGGATTTCGAGACGGTACCAGAGCCTGTGTGGAGGGCGCTGTACCACTGGTACGGTGCCAACCTCAGCCTGCCACGACCG gtgatCCAGCAGACCAAGACAGGCCGGGCTGAGCTGGAGCTCTTCCCCCgatacctcctcttcctccggcaGCAGCCGGCCTCGCGCACCCCCCAATCCAACATCTGGGTCAATATGGGTATGACCAGCCTGCGAATGTTCCCCCAGCACTTGCCCCGAG GCAACGTCCCATCCCCCAGCGCTCCCCTGAAGCGGGTGCTGGCCTACACGGGATGCTTCAGCCGCATGGGCACCATCAAGGACATCCACCTGTACCTGTCCCAGAGGCTCCGCATCAAGGAGGAGGACATGAGGCTCTGGCTCTACAACAGTGAG AACTACCTCACCCTTTTGGACGACGAAGACCACACCCTGGAGAGTCTGAAGATAAACGACGAGCAGCACTTGGTTATCGAGG TCCGAAACAAAGACATGAGTTGGCCGGAGGAGATGTCCTTTATTGCAAACAGCAGTAAAATGGATAGACACAAAG TCCCAACAGAGAAAGGGGCCACAGGCCTCAGTAACCTAGGCAACACATGCTTCATGAACTCCAGTATCCAGTGTGTGAGCAACACCCAGCCTCTCACAGAGTATTTCATATCAGGAAGACACCTCTACGAGctcaacag AACCAATCCCATTGGGATGCGCGGTCACATGGCCAAGTGCTATGGCGACCTGGTGATGGAGCTGTGGAGTGGGACGCAGAAGAATGTTGCTCCTCTCAAACTCAGG TGGACGATAGCGAAGTACGCCCCCAGGTTCAACGGCTTCCAGCAGCAGGACTCCCAGGAGCTGCTGGCCTTCCTGCTGGACGGCCTTCACGAGGACCTGAACCGCGTCCACGAGAAGCCCTACGTGGAGCTGAAGGACAGCGACCTGCGGCCTGACTGGGAGGTGGCCTCCGAG GCGTGGGAGAACCACTTGCGCAGGAACAGATCCATCGTCGTCGACCTCTTCCACGGCCAGCTGAAGTCGCAGGTCAAGTGCAAGACGTGCGGCCACATCAGCGCCCGCTTCGACCCCTTCAACTTCCTGTCCCTGCCGCTGCCCATGGACAGCTCCATGCACCTGGAGATCACAG tcATCAAGCTGGATGGTTCCACTCCGGTGCGGTTCGGCCTGAGGCTCAACATGGATGAGAAGTACACGGGTTTGAAGAAGCAGTTGAGTGAGCTGTGCAGCCTGAAGCCTGAGCAGATCCTTCTGGCAGAGGTGCACACCTCCAACATCAAG AATTTCCCTCAGGACAACCAGAAGGTGCGTCTGTCAGTGAACGGCTTCCTGTGCGCGTTTGAAATCCCTGTGCCTGGctcacccacctccctcacctcacccacGCAGACAG ACATCACCCCCATGGCGAATGGGTCTGCAGTGAACGGGCACCCTGGCAGGCCAGGACTCATCCCCAACGGCATGCCCAGCACGGTGGTGCCCAGCACCAATGAGAAGCCCCTGGCCAACGGGGTGCCCAACGGCCACATCACACCAGTCCAGGACAGCCCCTTCATCGGCTACATCATCGCCATGCACAGGAAGATG ATGCGCTCGGAGCTGTACTTCATCTCATCCCAGAAGAATCGTCCCAGCCTGTTCGGCATGCCTCTGATCGTGCCCTGCACGGTCCACACCAGTAAGAAGGACCTGTACGATGCTGTCTGGATCCAGGTTTCCCGTCTggccagccccctgcccccacaggAGGCCAGCAACCACGCACAGGACTG TGATGACAGTATGGGCTACCAGTACCCCTTCACGCTGCGGGTGGTGGGCAAGGATGGAAACTCATGTGCCTGGTGCCCCTGGTACAG gttCTGCAGGGGCTGCGCAGTGGAGTGCACAGAGGACAGGGCGTCTGTGGGGAACGCCTACATCGCAGTCGACTGGGACCCGACAGCGCTGCACCTCCGCTACCAGACCTCCCAGGAGAGG ATAGTGGAGGAGCACAGCAGCGTGGAGCAGAGCCGGAGGGCCCAGGCAGAGCCCATCAGCCTGGACAGCTGTCTGAAGGCCTTCACCAGCGAGGAGGAGCTGGGCGAGGACGAGCTCTACTTCTGCTCCAAGTGTCAGTCCCACAGCCTGGCCACCAAGAAGCTGGACCTGTGGAGACTGCCACCCGTCCTG ATTGTCCACCTGAAGCGCTTCCAGTTTGTAAACGGGCGTTGGATCAAGTCCCAGAAGATCGTTAAGTTCCCCCGGGAGAATTTCGACCCCAGTGCCTTCCTGGCTCCCAGGGAGGTGGAGCACAGTCTGCACTCCCACAGCGAGGGGGAGGGCTTTCTGAGGACGGGGAGTGGAGACAACATCTCTTCTATCTCTGCCCCGGCTGGACTCTCCAGCGCTTTCAAAG CCTCCCCAGCTTCCGGCAGGAAGTCTGCCCCCCCACTCAGCCGACACGGCAGCCCCGCCAGCAGTCCCAAGAGTGGCGGAGGGGGGCGGCGACAGGCCCGTCTCCGCCTTCCCCAGCTGGGAAGCCGCCTTCGCCTCTCTAACAGCAAGGAGAACCTGGAGGGAAGCACAAAGGACGGGGGCGCCAACCCCGACGCCGAGCCCAAGGAAGTGCCGCTGCAGGCCAACACGGAGGCCACGGGGGCAGAGGCCTCAGGCACAGGCATCAGCTCAGGCGAAGTTGCCCCTAACCCCCCGGAGTCGTCCATGGCAAGCGAGGCGTCCAGCAGCCACTGTGATGTCATTTTCATGAATGGCGAGAGCGTCCAAAGCAACGGTACAGAGGGCAGCACAGACCCTGGCTCGGACCTCGACACCTCCCAGCTGCACCAAAGAGAGAACATCTGTCTGGAGCCCATGTACAATTTATATGCAATCTCA